From Actinomyces slackii, a single genomic window includes:
- the argB gene encoding acetylglutamate kinase gives MTSATPRPRSLLRPAGSPSTSGLSPQHKVSVLLEAVPWLRSYKGATMVIKYGGNAMVDEELKRAFAQDILFLHQVGVRPVVVHGGGPQINAMLKRLGIESEFRGGLRVTTPEVMDVVRMVLTGSVQRELVSLLNTDGSAAVGISGEDGGLLRASQRPATVDGRSVDVGLVGDVVEVSPQPIIDLLDQGRIPVISSVAPLVEDSSTVLNVNADTAAAAIAVALKARTLLMLTDVEGLYASWPDRASLVPFISAAALEELLPSLETGMIPKMEACLRAVRGGVSQAHIVDGRQAHCMLLEIVTDEGVGTAVHPGDAPLTPLRRGQAL, from the coding sequence GTCCCCTCAGCACAAGGTCTCCGTCCTGCTGGAGGCCGTGCCCTGGCTGCGCAGCTACAAGGGCGCCACCATGGTCATCAAGTACGGCGGCAACGCCATGGTCGATGAGGAGCTCAAGCGGGCCTTCGCCCAGGACATCCTCTTCCTCCACCAGGTGGGGGTCCGCCCCGTCGTCGTCCACGGGGGAGGGCCGCAGATCAATGCGATGCTCAAGCGCCTGGGCATCGAGTCGGAGTTCCGCGGGGGCCTGCGCGTGACCACCCCAGAGGTCATGGACGTGGTGCGCATGGTGCTCACCGGCTCGGTCCAGCGCGAGCTCGTCTCCCTGCTCAACACCGACGGCTCGGCGGCCGTGGGCATCTCCGGTGAGGACGGCGGCCTGCTGCGCGCCAGCCAAAGGCCCGCCACCGTTGACGGCCGCAGTGTGGACGTGGGGCTCGTGGGCGACGTCGTCGAGGTCAGTCCCCAGCCCATCATCGACCTGCTCGACCAGGGCCGCATCCCTGTCATCTCCTCGGTGGCCCCCCTTGTTGAGGACTCCTCCACGGTCCTCAACGTCAACGCCGACACCGCCGCCGCCGCCATCGCCGTGGCGCTCAAGGCCCGCACCCTGCTCATGCTCACCGACGTCGAGGGCCTCTACGCCTCCTGGCCCGACCGGGCCTCTCTGGTCCCCTTCATCAGCGCCGCCGCGCTGGAGGAGCTCCTGCCCAGCCTGGAGACCGGGATGATCCCCAAGATGGAGGCCTGCCTGCGGGCGGTGCGCGGAGGCGTGAGCCAGGCCCACATCGTCGATGGGCGTCAGGCCCACTGCATGCTCCTGGAGATCGTCACCGATGAGGGCGTGGGCACGGCTGTCCACCCCGGAGACGCCCCCCTCACGCCCCTGCGCAGAGGACAGGCGCTATGA